The following coding sequences are from one Odontesthes bonariensis isolate fOdoBon6 chromosome 10, fOdoBon6.hap1, whole genome shotgun sequence window:
- the LOC142389828 gene encoding complement receptor type 1-like isoform X1, translated as MRTAGGDILILSFALLASAARAAKKCSTPLETPATALFKKVPSGQMFNSGEKVYFRCADEYTPSGGLRYVECKDGEWTRLTLKCDKKTCGNAGDISHGEFRYDGETYIGARAYATCKNGYTLRGKGYVTCQKSGWSGAYPTCEEGESKTTCSNPAVDNSLQKRGDVSVYQVGERMSFSCQQGFQLAGAAHITCGPDGQWQPLPPRCLQSPDRPTTQPGQPSGKHKARCGAPPAVGTSHANLADKYITKTSFSSGEKVYYTCDVGYLPAAGSKSRMCLNGEWTQLKLKCELKFCGQAGEIKNGQFVYTGIQFGDTATAICNEGYILVGKATRNCMSHDWDGRIPVCEAVDCPEPKVTTAQRTDSAESPYFYRSVVRYGCHVGNLDGPNEIWCTKNGTWNTSPPECTDITCPSPNVDNGLWIGAHRQKHSPMENLSIECRRGFTIRGPTSITCSSEGRWLPYLPQCQQSYYYSRG; from the exons ATGAGGACCGCAGGAGGGGATATTCTGATTTTATCGTTCGCTTTGCTCGCTTCAG CAGCTCGGGCGGCGAAGAAATGTTCCACACCACTTGAGACCCCGGCCACAGCACTGTTCAAGAAAGTCCCCTCCGGACAGATGTTCAACAGCGGGGAGAAAGTTTATTTCAGGTGCGCCGACGAATACACTCCATCCGGCGGGCTCCGATATGTGGAGTGTAAGGATGGGGAATGGACCAGATTGACTCTAAAATGCGACA AGAAAACTTGCGGCAACGCCGGCGACATATCCCATGGAGAGTTCCGTTATGATGGGGAAACGTACATCGGAGCGAGAGCTTACGCCACATGTAAAAATGG ATACACCCTGAGGGGGAAGGGTTACGTCACATGCCAAAAATCAGGATGGAGTGGTGCATATCCAACTTGTGAAG AGGGAGAGAGCAAAACCACCTGCTCCAACCCAGCAGTGGACAACTCGTTGCAGAAACGTGGAGATGTTTCAGTGTACCAGGTGGGAGAGCGCATGAGCTTCAGCTGCCAGCAGGGTTTCCAGCTGGCAGGAGCAGCGCACATCACCTGCGGCCCTGACGGCCAGTGGCAGCCTCTGCCTCCCCGGTGTCTGCAGTCACCCGATAGGCCTACAACTCAGCCTGGACAGCCGTCAGGAAAACACA AAGCTAGATGCGGTGCACCACCAGCTGTCGGCACCTCCCATGCCAACCTTGCTGATAAGTACATCACCAAAACTTCTTTTTCCTCTGGTGAAAAAGTCTACTATACGTGTGATGTTGGCTACCTTCCAGCAGCCGGCAGCAAGAGTCGCATGTGCCTCAATGGAGAGTGGACACAGCTGAAGCTGAAGTGTGAAC TGAAGTTTTGTGGACAAGCAGGGGAGATTAAAAACGGACAGTTTGTTTACACTGGAATACAGTTTGGAGACACTGCTACAGCCATTTGTAATGAGGG GTATATACTCGTTGGAAAGGCCACCAGAAACTGTATGAGTCACGACTGGGACGGACGCATCCCCGTTTGTGAAG CTGTGGATTGCCCGGAACCAAAAGTCACGACTGCACAAAGGACAGACAGCGCAGAGTCGCCATACTTCTACAGAAGTGTGGTTCGCTATGGGTGTCACGTGGGAAACCTTGACGGGCCAAATGAGATTTGGTGTACAAAGAATGGGACATGGAACACATCCCCTCCAGAGTGCACAG ATATAACGTGTCCATCACCAAATGTGGATAATGGCCTCTGGATAGGAGCCCATAGGCAAAAACACTCCCCTATGGAAAACTTATCGATTGAATGTAGGAGGGGTTTTACCATCAGAGGACCCACTTCCATTACCTGCAGCAGCGAAGGCCGGTGGTTACCGTATCTTCCCCAGTGTCAGCAAT cATATTACTATTCAAGAGGCTAA
- the LOC142389828 gene encoding complement receptor type 1-like isoform X2 — protein MRTAGGDILILSFALLASARAAKKCSTPLETPATALFKKVPSGQMFNSGEKVYFRCADEYTPSGGLRYVECKDGEWTRLTLKCDKKTCGNAGDISHGEFRYDGETYIGARAYATCKNGYTLRGKGYVTCQKSGWSGAYPTCEEGESKTTCSNPAVDNSLQKRGDVSVYQVGERMSFSCQQGFQLAGAAHITCGPDGQWQPLPPRCLQSPDRPTTQPGQPSGKHKARCGAPPAVGTSHANLADKYITKTSFSSGEKVYYTCDVGYLPAAGSKSRMCLNGEWTQLKLKCELKFCGQAGEIKNGQFVYTGIQFGDTATAICNEGYILVGKATRNCMSHDWDGRIPVCEAVDCPEPKVTTAQRTDSAESPYFYRSVVRYGCHVGNLDGPNEIWCTKNGTWNTSPPECTDITCPSPNVDNGLWIGAHRQKHSPMENLSIECRRGFTIRGPTSITCSSEGRWLPYLPQCQQSYYYSRG, from the exons ATGAGGACCGCAGGAGGGGATATTCTGATTTTATCGTTCGCTTTGCTCGCTTCAG CTCGGGCGGCGAAGAAATGTTCCACACCACTTGAGACCCCGGCCACAGCACTGTTCAAGAAAGTCCCCTCCGGACAGATGTTCAACAGCGGGGAGAAAGTTTATTTCAGGTGCGCCGACGAATACACTCCATCCGGCGGGCTCCGATATGTGGAGTGTAAGGATGGGGAATGGACCAGATTGACTCTAAAATGCGACA AGAAAACTTGCGGCAACGCCGGCGACATATCCCATGGAGAGTTCCGTTATGATGGGGAAACGTACATCGGAGCGAGAGCTTACGCCACATGTAAAAATGG ATACACCCTGAGGGGGAAGGGTTACGTCACATGCCAAAAATCAGGATGGAGTGGTGCATATCCAACTTGTGAAG AGGGAGAGAGCAAAACCACCTGCTCCAACCCAGCAGTGGACAACTCGTTGCAGAAACGTGGAGATGTTTCAGTGTACCAGGTGGGAGAGCGCATGAGCTTCAGCTGCCAGCAGGGTTTCCAGCTGGCAGGAGCAGCGCACATCACCTGCGGCCCTGACGGCCAGTGGCAGCCTCTGCCTCCCCGGTGTCTGCAGTCACCCGATAGGCCTACAACTCAGCCTGGACAGCCGTCAGGAAAACACA AAGCTAGATGCGGTGCACCACCAGCTGTCGGCACCTCCCATGCCAACCTTGCTGATAAGTACATCACCAAAACTTCTTTTTCCTCTGGTGAAAAAGTCTACTATACGTGTGATGTTGGCTACCTTCCAGCAGCCGGCAGCAAGAGTCGCATGTGCCTCAATGGAGAGTGGACACAGCTGAAGCTGAAGTGTGAAC TGAAGTTTTGTGGACAAGCAGGGGAGATTAAAAACGGACAGTTTGTTTACACTGGAATACAGTTTGGAGACACTGCTACAGCCATTTGTAATGAGGG GTATATACTCGTTGGAAAGGCCACCAGAAACTGTATGAGTCACGACTGGGACGGACGCATCCCCGTTTGTGAAG CTGTGGATTGCCCGGAACCAAAAGTCACGACTGCACAAAGGACAGACAGCGCAGAGTCGCCATACTTCTACAGAAGTGTGGTTCGCTATGGGTGTCACGTGGGAAACCTTGACGGGCCAAATGAGATTTGGTGTACAAAGAATGGGACATGGAACACATCCCCTCCAGAGTGCACAG ATATAACGTGTCCATCACCAAATGTGGATAATGGCCTCTGGATAGGAGCCCATAGGCAAAAACACTCCCCTATGGAAAACTTATCGATTGAATGTAGGAGGGGTTTTACCATCAGAGGACCCACTTCCATTACCTGCAGCAGCGAAGGCCGGTGGTTACCGTATCTTCCCCAGTGTCAGCAAT cATATTACTATTCAAGAGGCTAA
- the LOC142389828 gene encoding complement receptor type 1-like isoform X3, which translates to MRTAGGDILILSFALLASAARAAKKCSTPLETPATALFKKVPSGQMFNSGEKVYFRCADEYTPSGGLRYVECKDGEWTRLTLKCDKKTCGNAGDISHGEFRYDGETYIGARAYATCKNGYTLRGKGYVTCQKSGWSGAYPTCEEGESKTTCSNPAVDNSLQKRGDVSVYQVGERMSFSCQQGFQLAGAAHITCGPDGQWQPLPPRCLQSPDRPTTQPGQPSGKHTRCGAPPAVGTSHANLADKYITKTSFSSGEKVYYTCDVGYLPAAGSKSRMCLNGEWTQLKLKCELKFCGQAGEIKNGQFVYTGIQFGDTATAICNEGYILVGKATRNCMSHDWDGRIPVCEAVDCPEPKVTTAQRTDSAESPYFYRSVVRYGCHVGNLDGPNEIWCTKNGTWNTSPPECTDITCPSPNVDNGLWIGAHRQKHSPMENLSIECRRGFTIRGPTSITCSSEGRWLPYLPQCQQSYYYSRG; encoded by the exons ATGAGGACCGCAGGAGGGGATATTCTGATTTTATCGTTCGCTTTGCTCGCTTCAG CAGCTCGGGCGGCGAAGAAATGTTCCACACCACTTGAGACCCCGGCCACAGCACTGTTCAAGAAAGTCCCCTCCGGACAGATGTTCAACAGCGGGGAGAAAGTTTATTTCAGGTGCGCCGACGAATACACTCCATCCGGCGGGCTCCGATATGTGGAGTGTAAGGATGGGGAATGGACCAGATTGACTCTAAAATGCGACA AGAAAACTTGCGGCAACGCCGGCGACATATCCCATGGAGAGTTCCGTTATGATGGGGAAACGTACATCGGAGCGAGAGCTTACGCCACATGTAAAAATGG ATACACCCTGAGGGGGAAGGGTTACGTCACATGCCAAAAATCAGGATGGAGTGGTGCATATCCAACTTGTGAAG AGGGAGAGAGCAAAACCACCTGCTCCAACCCAGCAGTGGACAACTCGTTGCAGAAACGTGGAGATGTTTCAGTGTACCAGGTGGGAGAGCGCATGAGCTTCAGCTGCCAGCAGGGTTTCCAGCTGGCAGGAGCAGCGCACATCACCTGCGGCCCTGACGGCCAGTGGCAGCCTCTGCCTCCCCGGTGTCTGCAGTCACCCGATAGGCCTACAACTCAGCCTGGACAGCCGTCAGGAAAACACA CTAGATGCGGTGCACCACCAGCTGTCGGCACCTCCCATGCCAACCTTGCTGATAAGTACATCACCAAAACTTCTTTTTCCTCTGGTGAAAAAGTCTACTATACGTGTGATGTTGGCTACCTTCCAGCAGCCGGCAGCAAGAGTCGCATGTGCCTCAATGGAGAGTGGACACAGCTGAAGCTGAAGTGTGAAC TGAAGTTTTGTGGACAAGCAGGGGAGATTAAAAACGGACAGTTTGTTTACACTGGAATACAGTTTGGAGACACTGCTACAGCCATTTGTAATGAGGG GTATATACTCGTTGGAAAGGCCACCAGAAACTGTATGAGTCACGACTGGGACGGACGCATCCCCGTTTGTGAAG CTGTGGATTGCCCGGAACCAAAAGTCACGACTGCACAAAGGACAGACAGCGCAGAGTCGCCATACTTCTACAGAAGTGTGGTTCGCTATGGGTGTCACGTGGGAAACCTTGACGGGCCAAATGAGATTTGGTGTACAAAGAATGGGACATGGAACACATCCCCTCCAGAGTGCACAG ATATAACGTGTCCATCACCAAATGTGGATAATGGCCTCTGGATAGGAGCCCATAGGCAAAAACACTCCCCTATGGAAAACTTATCGATTGAATGTAGGAGGGGTTTTACCATCAGAGGACCCACTTCCATTACCTGCAGCAGCGAAGGCCGGTGGTTACCGTATCTTCCCCAGTGTCAGCAAT cATATTACTATTCAAGAGGCTAA